The following proteins are co-located in the Dromiciops gliroides isolate mDroGli1 chromosome 2, mDroGli1.pri, whole genome shotgun sequence genome:
- the LOC122740370 gene encoding nucleophosmin-like — protein MEDSMEMDMSPLRPQNFLFGCELKADKDYHFKVDNDENEHQLSLRTVSLGAGAKDELHIVEAEALNYEGNPIKVTLASLKMSVQPTVSLGGFEITPPVVLRLKCGSGPVHVSGQHLVALEEDAESDDEEEDDMKLLNMSGKRSVPGVGSKVPQKKVKLSEEDEEDDDDEDDDDDDFEDEESEEKTPPVKKSVRDTAAKNAQKSNQNGKDSKPSTPKSKGQESFKKQDKTPKTPKGPTSLEDIKAKMQASIEKGGSLPKVEGKFINYVKNCFRMSDQEAIQDLWLWRKSL, from the coding sequence ATGGAGGATTCAATGGAAATGGATATGAGCCCCCTCCGGCCTCAGAATTTTCTCTTTGGTTGTGAACTAAAGGCTGACAAagattatcattttaaggtagaTAATGATGAAAATGAGCACCAGTTGTCATTGAGGACTGTGAGTTTAGGAGCTGGTGCAAAGGACGAATTGCATATTGTTGAAGCAGAGGCATTGAACTATGAAGGCAACCCAATTAAAGTAACACTGGCATCTTTGAAAATGTCTGTGCAGCCTACAGTTTCTCTAGGTGGCTTTGAGATTACACCACCAGTAGTTTTGCGGTTGAAATGTGGTTCCGGGCCTGTACATGTGAGTGGCCAGCACCTAGTAGCACTGGAGGAAGATGCAGAATCAGATGATGAAGAGGAAGATGATATGAAACTCTTAAATATGTCTGGCAAACGATCTGTTCCTGGAGTTGGTAGCAAGGTGCCTCAGAAAAAGGTAAAACTGtctgaagaagatgaagaagatgatgacgatgaagatgatgatgatgatgactttgaagatgaggaaagtgaagaaaagaCCCCTCCAGTGAAGAAATCTGTTCGTGATACTGCGgcaaaaaatgcacaaaaatcaAACCAGAATGGAAAAGACTCAAAGCCGTCCACACCAAAATCAAAAGGTCAGGAATCCTTCAAAAAGCAGGACAAGACTCCCAAGACTCCCAAAGGACCCACTTCTCTAGAGGATATTAAAGCAAAAATGCAAGCGAGCATTGAAAAGGGTGGTTCCCTCCCAAAAGTGGAAGGCAAATTCATCAACTATGTAAAGAATTGCTTCCGGATGTCTGATCAGGAGGCTATTCAAGATCTCTGGCTGTGGAGGAAATCTCTTTAA